The Lysinibacillus pakistanensis genome includes a window with the following:
- a CDS encoding SpoVR family protein, whose protein sequence is MEMNELHRAIDEITEIASGFGLDFFPMRYEICPADIIYTFGAYGMPTRFSHWSFGKQFHKMKLQYDLGLSQIYELVINSNPCYAFLLDTNTLTQNKLIIAHVLAHCDFFKNNVRFSNTRRDMVESMTATAERIAGYERDYGKDEVEKFLDAVLAIQEHIDPSILRPKLSWDTEEVFEEEIIPTKSPYDDLWNLDNKEKQSSPIRRKIKQFPPKPEKDLLLFLEEHSRELENWQRDVLTMMREEMLYFWPQLETKIMNEGWASYWHQRIMRELKLTTAETIEYAKLNAGVVQPSKTSINPYYLGVKIFEDIENRYNHPTEDMKKLGIQPNSGREKMFEVREIESDISFIRNYLTKDLAKQEDLYLFQKKGNEYRITDKEYEMVRDQLVSMRVNGGFPYIVVKNGDYLRNGELYLVHGYEGMELDPHYLENVLPYIYQLWGRPVHLETYVDGKPVLYSYDGTKNYKRNV, encoded by the coding sequence ATGGAGATGAATGAGCTGCATCGAGCGATTGATGAAATTACGGAAATTGCCTCAGGCTTTGGCTTAGATTTTTTTCCAATGCGTTATGAAATTTGTCCAGCAGATATAATCTATACCTTCGGCGCATATGGTATGCCTACACGGTTTTCACATTGGAGCTTTGGGAAACAGTTTCATAAAATGAAGCTCCAATATGATTTAGGACTAAGTCAAATATATGAGCTAGTGATTAATTCGAATCCTTGCTATGCATTTTTACTTGATACAAATACCTTAACGCAGAATAAACTAATTATTGCTCATGTGTTGGCACATTGCGATTTCTTTAAAAATAATGTACGCTTCTCTAATACTAGAAGAGATATGGTGGAGAGTATGACGGCCACAGCTGAACGGATTGCTGGCTATGAAAGAGACTATGGCAAGGATGAGGTTGAAAAGTTCTTGGATGCAGTTTTAGCAATTCAGGAGCATATCGATCCATCTATTTTACGTCCAAAGCTATCCTGGGATACAGAGGAAGTATTTGAAGAGGAAATTATCCCCACAAAATCGCCTTATGATGATTTGTGGAATTTAGACAATAAGGAAAAACAATCAAGTCCAATTCGTCGGAAAATAAAGCAATTTCCGCCAAAGCCGGAAAAGGATCTATTATTATTTTTAGAGGAGCATAGCCGTGAGCTAGAAAATTGGCAGCGAGATGTGTTGACGATGATGAGAGAAGAGATGCTCTATTTCTGGCCACAGTTAGAAACAAAAATTATGAATGAGGGCTGGGCTTCCTATTGGCATCAGCGTATAATGCGAGAGCTTAAACTCACAACAGCGGAAACAATCGAATATGCAAAATTAAATGCAGGCGTAGTGCAGCCCTCAAAGACGTCTATAAATCCTTATTATCTAGGTGTGAAAATATTTGAGGATATTGAAAATCGTTATAATCATCCAACAGAAGATATGAAAAAGCTAGGTATTCAACCGAATTCAGGTAGGGAGAAAATGTTTGAGGTAAGGGAGATAGAATCGGATATCTCCTTTATTCGCAACTATTTAACAAAGGATTTAGCAAAACAAGAGGATCTCTATTTGTTCCAGAAAAAGGGAAATGAATACCGTATTACAGATAAGGAATATGAGATGGTAAGGGATCAGCTCGTTTCTATGCGTGTTAATGGAGGATTTCCTTATATTGTCGTCAAAAATGGAGATTATCTTCGAAATGGGGAGCTTTATTTAGTACATGGCTATGAGGGAATGGAGCTAGATCCACACTATTTAGAAAATGTCCTACCATATATTTACCAGCTTTGGGGGCGTCCTGTTCATTTAGAAACATATGTTGATGGTAAGCCTGTATTATATTCTTATGATGGCACAAAGAATTATAAACGAAATGTATGA
- the yhbH gene encoding sporulation protein YhbH translates to MTEHENKRFVISQENWSLHRKGHQDQQRHMEKVKDAIKNNLPDLVSEESIVMSNGRDVIKIPIRSLDEYKIRYNYDNSKHVGQGQGDSNVGDLVAREPGRGNQAAGKGKEAGDKPGQDYYEAEVSIEEVQKVLFNELELPNLQQKEKADIKTEKIEFNDIRKKGLMGNVDKKRTILNALKRNAMQGKPEITPIHNDDLRFKTWDEVEKPESKAVVLAMMDTSGSMGSFEKYCARSFFFWMTKFLRSKYETVEIEFIAHHTEAKVVTEEEFFTKGESGGTICSSAYIKALELIREKYNPSRYNIYPVHFSDGENISMDNEKCLKLVNELMEVSSMFGYGEVNQHNRFSTLMYTYKKIDDPKFRYHILKKKGDVYDALKSFFKKDEE, encoded by the coding sequence ATGACTGAACACGAAAACAAACGCTTTGTCATCTCTCAGGAAAATTGGTCCCTCCATCGTAAAGGGCACCAGGACCAGCAACGTCATATGGAAAAGGTAAAAGATGCAATCAAGAATAATTTGCCTGATTTAGTTAGTGAGGAAAGTATAGTCATGTCCAATGGCCGTGATGTTATAAAAATTCCTATCCGTTCACTGGATGAATATAAAATTCGATATAACTATGATAATTCAAAGCATGTTGGGCAAGGACAAGGAGACAGTAATGTAGGGGATCTAGTTGCTCGCGAGCCTGGCAGAGGCAATCAAGCTGCCGGTAAAGGGAAGGAAGCCGGTGATAAGCCGGGCCAAGACTATTATGAGGCTGAAGTAAGCATTGAAGAGGTCCAAAAAGTCTTATTTAATGAGCTAGAGCTACCTAATCTACAACAAAAAGAAAAAGCAGATATTAAAACTGAAAAAATCGAATTTAACGATATTCGGAAAAAAGGTCTTATGGGAAATGTTGATAAAAAACGCACAATTCTAAATGCACTTAAGCGTAATGCGATGCAAGGAAAACCAGAAATAACGCCAATTCATAATGATGATTTACGTTTTAAAACATGGGATGAAGTAGAGAAGCCCGAATCCAAGGCAGTTGTCCTGGCGATGATGGATACGAGTGGATCGATGGGTTCCTTTGAAAAATATTGTGCGAGAAGCTTCTTCTTCTGGATGACGAAATTTCTACGTTCTAAGTATGAAACAGTGGAAATTGAGTTTATTGCCCATCATACAGAGGCAAAAGTGGTTACGGAGGAAGAATTTTTCACAAAGGGAGAAAGTGGTGGCACTATATGTTCGTCAGCCTATATAAAAGCGCTGGAGCTAATTCGAGAAAAGTATAACCCTTCTCGCTACAATATTTATCCAGTGCATTTTTCAGATGGTGAGAACATTTCAATGGATAATGAAAAATGCTTGAAGCTGGTTAACGAGTTAATGGAAGTTTCGAGTATGTTTGGATATGGTGAAGTGAATCAGCATAATCGTTTTTCTACACTAATGTACACCTACAAAAAGATAGATGATCCGAAATTTAGGTATCATATTTTGAAAAAGAAAGGCGATGTGTATGATGCCTTAAAGAGCTTTTTCAAAAAAGATGAGGAATAA
- a CDS encoding PrkA family serine protein kinase, producing the protein MNILDKVKSYREEENRLKWEGTFADYLSIIKERPEVAQTAHSRVYNMIKSAGVEERDGQKMYKFFGQEIFGLETAIERLVEEYFHPAARRLDVRKRILLLMGPVSGGKSTIVTLLKRGLEQFSRTEEGAVYAIKGCPMHEDPLHLIPHHLRNEFFEEYGIRIEGSLSPLNTMRLEKEYDGRIENVMIERITFSEDKRVGIGTFTPSDPKSQDIADLTGSIDFSTIGEFGSESDPRAYRFDGELNKANRGMMEFQEMLKLDEKFLWNLLSLTQEGNFKAGRFALISADELIVAHTNETEYRSFISNKKNEALHSRIIVMPIPYNLKVSQEEHIYEKMIKESDMSHVHIAPHALKAAAIFSVLTRLEIPKKQGVDLIKKMRLYDGENVEGFNSVDLEELKKEFPNEGMNGIDPRYIINRISSAIIRKEIPSINALDVLRALKDGLDQHASISQEDREKYMNYIAVARREYDEIAKNEVQKAFVYSYEESAKTLMNNYLDNVEAFCNKNKILDPLTGEEMNPDEKLMRSIEEQIGISENAKKAFREEILIRISAYARKGKRFDYNSHERLREAIQKKLFADLKDVVKITTSSKMPDESQLKKINEVVARLVDEHGYNTASANELLQYVGSLLNR; encoded by the coding sequence ATCAACATTTTAGATAAAGTGAAAAGCTATCGCGAAGAAGAAAATCGGCTGAAGTGGGAAGGTACATTTGCAGATTATTTAAGCATCATTAAGGAAAGACCTGAAGTTGCACAAACAGCCCATTCACGCGTCTACAATATGATAAAAAGTGCTGGTGTAGAGGAACGCGATGGGCAAAAAATGTACAAATTTTTTGGGCAAGAAATTTTTGGGCTTGAGACAGCAATTGAAAGACTGGTGGAAGAATATTTCCATCCAGCAGCGCGAAGATTAGATGTGAGGAAGCGTATTTTGTTATTAATGGGACCCGTAAGTGGAGGAAAATCAACAATCGTGACCTTGTTAAAACGCGGGCTTGAGCAATTTTCGCGAACAGAAGAAGGCGCAGTTTACGCAATTAAGGGATGTCCAATGCATGAGGATCCACTACATTTGATTCCTCATCATTTGCGTAATGAATTTTTTGAGGAGTATGGCATAAGAATTGAAGGAAGCTTATCACCTTTAAATACGATGCGTCTAGAAAAGGAATACGATGGGCGTATTGAAAATGTGATGATTGAACGTATAACTTTTTCAGAAGACAAACGTGTAGGCATTGGTACATTTACACCATCAGATCCTAAATCACAGGATATTGCAGATTTAACAGGTAGTATTGATTTCTCCACAATTGGAGAGTTTGGTTCAGAATCGGACCCTCGAGCTTACCGCTTTGACGGGGAACTAAATAAGGCAAATAGAGGTATGATGGAATTTCAGGAAATGTTAAAGCTTGATGAGAAATTCTTATGGAATTTATTATCTTTAACCCAGGAAGGGAATTTCAAAGCAGGTCGATTTGCATTAATTAGTGCTGATGAATTAATCGTAGCGCATACAAATGAAACGGAATATCGTTCATTTATTTCCAATAAAAAAAATGAGGCACTACATTCACGTATTATTGTTATGCCAATTCCGTATAACTTGAAAGTTAGCCAGGAAGAGCATATTTATGAAAAGATGATAAAAGAAAGTGATATGTCCCATGTGCATATTGCGCCACATGCATTAAAGGCCGCAGCAATCTTTTCGGTTCTCACAAGACTAGAAATACCGAAAAAGCAAGGTGTGGATCTTATAAAAAAAATGCGCCTGTACGACGGAGAAAATGTGGAGGGATTTAATTCCGTTGACTTGGAGGAGCTTAAAAAAGAGTTCCCAAATGAAGGCATGAACGGTATTGATCCACGCTATATCATTAATCGTATTTCTTCGGCTATTATTCGCAAAGAGATACCATCTATTAATGCATTAGATGTCTTACGGGCACTAAAAGATGGATTGGATCAACATGCTTCCATTTCACAAGAGGATCGCGAAAAATATATGAATTACATTGCGGTTGCTCGTCGTGAGTACGATGAAATTGCTAAAAATGAAGTACAAAAGGCCTTTGTCTATTCGTATGAGGAATCGGCAAAAACATTGATGAACAACTATCTTGATAATGTAGAGGCGTTTTGTAATAAAAATAAAATTTTAGACCCTTTGACTGGGGAGGAAATGAATCCTGACGAAAAATTAATGCGCTCAATTGAAGAGCAAATTGGCATTTCAGAAAATGCAAAAAAAGCATTCCGTGAGGAAATATTAATTCGGATTTCTGCTTATGCTCGAAAGGGTAAGCGTTTTGATTACAATTCTCATGAAAGATTACGAGAGGCGATTCAGAAAAAATTATTTGCAGACTTAAAGGATGTCGTGAAAATTACAACATCTTCAAAAATGCCGGATGAATCACAGCTTAAGAAAATTAATGAGGTTGTTGCAAGATTAGTCGATGAGCATGGCTATAATACAGCATCTGCTAATGAATTGCTGCAATATGTAGGTAGTCTGTTAAATCGATAA
- a CDS encoding M23 family metallopeptidase, translating to MNRHFIFLLSCILLWSYTSPAIALANDKPSEEEIIQQRMTYFVQFDELLIPWHFLAAIDQYERNLQSVRKDIPKRDGIIAIQFSDEYWSGALNPIKEDTSPETISYFGGMGLDGNGDGVASPADDADVIFSMANFLSKFGTTDEDFKLALWNYYGNEEAVNQIFTISTMYRHFKTTELDAHTFPIPTNYDYSYRGTWGDNRGWGGRRIHEGTDIFANYGTPIVSTSYGVVEIKGWNQFGGWRIGIRDNHNSYHYYAHLGSYHKDIEVGDIVEPGTVLGYVGSSGYGKEGTSGKFPPHLHYGIYKFNGRTEWAFDPYPSLLQWERLAKKAKAKQ from the coding sequence TTGAATCGCCATTTTATTTTTCTTTTATCATGCATATTATTATGGAGTTATACTAGCCCCGCCATTGCTTTGGCAAATGATAAACCCTCAGAAGAAGAAATTATACAGCAACGTATGACCTATTTTGTCCAATTTGATGAATTACTCATTCCTTGGCATTTTTTAGCAGCCATTGACCAATATGAGCGTAATCTGCAATCCGTTCGTAAGGATATACCAAAAAGAGATGGTATTATTGCCATTCAATTTTCCGATGAATATTGGTCAGGCGCTTTAAATCCTATAAAAGAGGATACCTCTCCCGAAACGATAAGCTATTTCGGAGGAATGGGTCTCGATGGTAATGGTGATGGTGTTGCCAGTCCAGCAGACGATGCTGATGTCATATTTTCCATGGCGAATTTTTTAAGCAAATTTGGAACAACTGATGAGGATTTTAAATTAGCTTTATGGAATTATTATGGAAATGAGGAAGCTGTTAATCAAATCTTCACCATCTCCACTATGTATAGACATTTTAAAACAACCGAACTTGATGCTCATACCTTTCCAATCCCTACAAATTACGATTACAGTTATCGAGGTACTTGGGGAGATAACAGAGGCTGGGGTGGACGACGCATCCATGAAGGAACAGATATTTTCGCTAATTATGGAACTCCTATAGTTTCTACTTCATATGGCGTAGTGGAAATAAAAGGTTGGAACCAATTTGGTGGTTGGCGAATAGGCATTCGCGATAATCATAATTCATATCACTATTATGCCCATCTTGGTAGCTATCATAAGGATATTGAAGTAGGTGACATTGTCGAGCCTGGCACTGTTCTTGGTTATGTAGGAAGCTCTGGCTATGGCAAGGAAGGTACATCGGGTAAATTTCCACCTCATCTGCATTATGGTATCTATAAATTCAATGGACGCACAGAATGGGCATTCGATCCATATCCTTCATTATTACAATGGGAACGACTAGCCAAAAAGGCAAAGGCAAAACAATAA